The Candidatus Methylomirabilota bacterium DNA segment GGGCCGGCTGCGCGTTTTCGTGATCCCCAGGTCGGCCAGCAGGAAGGCGACGGACTTGGACGTCATGGCCGAGCCACGGTCGGCGTGGATCGTCAGCTGTTCGCGGCCGATCCCCTGGCGGGCGCACGTCTCGTGGATGAACTGCTCGGCGAGCGTCGCGCTCTCCCGGTGGGCTACCATCCAGCCGACGACGTAGCGGCTGAAGACATCGAGCATGACGTACAAGTAGAAGTACGTCCACTTCGCCGGCCCGAGCAGCTTCGTGATGTCCCAACTCCACAGCTCGTTGGGCCGGCGGGCCAGCAGCTCCGGGACCGTGTAGCAGGGATGCCGGAGCTGGTTCCGCCGCTCGCGCACCTCCTGGTGCTCCGCGAGGACGCGGTACATCGTGCGTTCAGAGCAGAGATAGTGTCCCTCGTCCAGCACCGTGGCGTAGACCTCGGCCGGGGCGAGATCCATGAACCGTGGTTCGTGCAAGCGGGCGAGGACGGCGGCGGGCTCGCCGGCGCTGAGCGCCCGGGGTGGTCGCCCGCGCCGCGGCGAGGGACACTGGGGCCGCCGCCGACGGTAGTAGGTCGCGCGCAGCACGCTGCCGCCAGCGCACGCTCTCGCGCTCCAGCTCGGCCATCCGCTTGTCCCGCGGGTCCGGCACTCGGGCCACGGGCCCGCGCTTCTTCGGACCCAACCCGGCCAGCTCCCCGCGCTCCCGGGCCGCCCGCCAGGTCGTCAGATGCGACGAGTACAGGCCCTCCCGACGCAGGAGCGCCCCGACCGCCCCGGGGGTCTTACACCCGTCGGCCTCCCGGACGATCTTCCGCTTGTACTCCAGGGGGAACCGCCGCCGCGTCGCCTTCGCCGCCACTTCGATCTCTGCCCCACCGCGAGCCCGCTCCAGGGTGCTCATCGGCCTCCGATCCTGTCTCGCCCTCGACATTAAACTCCCAGGGGGTTACTGTCTCACTCACGTTGGCAGAGAGGGCGACGCCCACTGAGGTCCGGAGCCGATAAGAGCCTTTTTGTTTCCTATGCTCCATCTTGCCGGCGGCTTCGGATAGACCGTCAATTCAGTCTCGAGCGCCGTGGGCAGTGACTCGTGCTCAGGCGTCCCCTCACGCGGAACAGTCCCATGGCTCCGACTCTACGCCGAGCGCTGAGAGCCTCGCAAGTGTCGCAGCAACGATACGGTGAAGAGCAGGATCGCCGCTGGTGACTTGTGGCATTCTCACCGCTGTGACAGCAGCTACATCCGTGCGGAGGCAAGGCTGGCGCCGGGCATGAACGAAGCTGACACTTGCCGGAGGCAAGTCGTGCCCCTTCTTCAGAATCTGCAATACATGCTCCAGTTCGACGTGGCGTTCCCGCCGGACAAGATTCGCCAGACAGTGTCTGGCGAATCTGCCTTGAACATTCGCTCGACGCTGTCGAACAAATCTGAGACGCTGTCTCGGATTTTCACCCTTGACGCCCTAGCGATGGCCGCGACGGGGTCCGCGTGAATTGCGTGGCGTCGGGGCCGGAGCGAGCGTCGGAGTGACGGACCGCCGATGATTCGGCTCTCCGAGCGTACCTACGAGGAAGCCGCCAGGCTCGCCCGTGATCCGAAGGCGGTGATCATGTTTCCGCTGGGCGCCATCGAAGAGCATGGTCCGCACCTCCCGCTGCTCGTGGACTTGCTGGGCGCGGAGGAGCTGGCGCGGGTGGTCGCGCCCTACCTGCGGCGCGCGGGCTGGCGACCCGTGCTCGTGCCGTCGATGCCCTACGGCGCGAGCCCGCTCGCCGAGGATTGGAGCGGCACGGTGTCGCTCTCGATCGGGACGCTGCGGCGGGTGGTGGGGGAAATCATTCGCGGTCTCGCCCGCCACGGCTTCCGGCGGTTCGTGCTCACCAACTATCAGGCGGATCCAGGGCACCTCCGGGCCATGGCCCTCATCAAGCGCTCTGCCGAAAGGCGCGGCCGGGTGCAGGTGCTCTTCGCCGGTTTCGCACCGGGCCGCTCGAATGCGACCATGGTCAATCCCCGCATCACGGCGCTGCTCCGGAGTCCGCGGCCGAACCGAGAGTGGCACTCGGGCGAGCTCGAGACGGCCACGGTGCTGGCTGTTCGGCCTCGACTCGTTCGTCGCGCCCTCGCGCGCCGACTGCCGCCCGCCTGGGTGGATGTGAAGCGCGCGCTGGCTGAGGGTCGCACCACATTCAGAAAGATGAACCCGAAAGGCCGGGGATACTTCGGCTGGCCGGCGGCGGCGCGCGCCGAGACCGGCCGCGCCGCCCTCAAGCTCCGGGCCCGATTGATCTCGCAGGATCTGATCTCCGCGCTCCAGAGTTGGCACCCAGCGCGGAGAGCCAACCGCAAGGCCCGTGGCTGAACGTGAGCGGACTATGGGGCCAGCTGCTAACGCACGGCT contains these protein-coding regions:
- a CDS encoding creatininase family protein; protein product: MIRLSERTYEEAARLARDPKAVIMFPLGAIEEHGPHLPLLVDLLGAEELARVVAPYLRRAGWRPVLVPSMPYGASPLAEDWSGTVSLSIGTLRRVVGEIIRGLARHGFRRFVLTNYQADPGHLRAMALIKRSAERRGRVQVLFAGFAPGRSNATMVNPRITALLRSPRPNREWHSGELETATVLAVRPRLVRRALARRLPPAWVDVKRALAEGRTTFRKMNPKGRGYFGWPAAARAETGRAALKLRARLISQDLISALQSWHPARRANRKARG